A DNA window from Pontimonas salivibrio contains the following coding sequences:
- a CDS encoding glycosyltransferase family 2 protein gives MKLVVQIPCLNEEATLGEVLDSIPRQIDGFDSLEIVVIDDGSTDRTIEVAQAHGVDQIIRHRSTRGLAEAFRSGVDYALTHGADVLVNTDGDNQYPQADIPKLVAPIASGDADIVIGDRRTHTIPHFSRGKKLLQKIGSHVVNRAAGTKIPDAASGFRAYSRTALLKLNVVTKFSYTMETIIQAGYKRLAIESVRVKTNPKTRDSRLFKSTPEHVMKSAAAIMRSFVMYKPYSFFGTLGAALGIAGLIPFIRYVTISFLGLPGELIQSLLLGVSLLTASLLAFALGVIADLIRINRQLIEDGLSLQKAHQDVQSLSDNHRDRP, from the coding sequence GTGAAGCTTGTCGTTCAAATTCCCTGCCTCAACGAGGAGGCCACCCTCGGTGAGGTGCTCGACTCGATCCCGCGGCAGATTGACGGCTTCGATTCTTTGGAAATTGTCGTGATCGACGACGGTTCCACAGATCGCACTATCGAAGTGGCGCAGGCTCATGGCGTGGATCAAATTATTAGACACCGCAGTACTCGTGGTTTAGCGGAGGCGTTTCGATCCGGGGTGGATTATGCCCTCACTCACGGTGCCGACGTATTGGTCAACACCGACGGGGATAATCAGTACCCGCAGGCTGACATCCCCAAACTGGTGGCACCTATTGCCTCCGGTGATGCCGACATTGTTATTGGGGATCGACGAACCCACACGATTCCCCATTTTTCGAGGGGAAAAAAGCTGCTGCAGAAGATCGGCAGCCACGTGGTGAACCGTGCTGCGGGAACAAAAATTCCTGATGCCGCAAGCGGTTTCCGCGCGTATTCCCGGACAGCGTTGTTGAAACTCAACGTGGTGACAAAGTTTTCGTACACCATGGAGACAATCATTCAAGCCGGCTATAAGCGCCTGGCGATTGAAAGCGTCCGGGTGAAAACTAACCCGAAAACGAGAGATTCACGGCTTTTTAAGTCCACACCCGAGCATGTGATGAAGTCCGCAGCCGCCATCATGCGCTCCTTCGTCATGTACAAGCCGTACTCGTTTTTTGGAACGCTTGGTGCCGCCCTAGGAATTGCCGGTCTGATCCCGTTCATCCGGTACGTCACCATCTCGTTCTTAGGTCTACCCGGCGAATTAATTCAATCCCTGCTGCTGGGTGTGTCTCTCCTCACCGCCTCTCTGCTCGCATTCGCCTTGGGGGTCATCGCAGATTTGATTCGCATCAACAGGCAACTCATCGAAGATGGACTTTCGCTGCAGAAGGCCCACCAGGATGTTCAAAGCCTGTCTGATAATCACCGTGACCGACCGTAA
- a CDS encoding glycosyltransferase family 4 protein, translating into MFKACLIITVTDRNPAPQITLVGPTHPYTGGISQHNTRLALELEQRGISVSVESWKSQYPSWLYPGQARVAMDAPEVGIPAVVEQRLTWFSPLTWWRAGKRARSSAIVAFSVPTPFHAVPYLVMLRALGRGAHTVGIVHNVLPHEPRVFDRWLMRGLFAAFSRIIVHSDTQASLAAELSQSNTAVEVLRLPSPWKPSTSTPSRDARSGSTRLLFFGTVRHYKGLDLLLQAMATVPSVTLTVAGDFWEDKDTYRQLIDNLGLSERVTLMPGYLPEEKFEAIFGAADVLVLPYRTGTGSIVSELGFRFGLPVIATKVGAIADGIDHGTTGLVVEPDSVEQLSAALTRASSRTTVTGWQHNVFTRGDVNNELWQHYCDTLLNTQ; encoded by the coding sequence ATGTTCAAAGCCTGTCTGATAATCACCGTGACCGACCGTAACCCCGCACCACAGATTACCCTGGTGGGCCCCACCCACCCGTATACCGGCGGAATTTCACAACACAACACTCGCCTAGCCTTGGAGCTCGAACAACGGGGCATCAGCGTCTCAGTCGAGTCCTGGAAAAGCCAGTACCCCAGTTGGCTCTATCCCGGCCAAGCACGAGTCGCCATGGACGCCCCAGAGGTGGGGATTCCGGCCGTTGTTGAGCAACGCCTCACATGGTTTAGCCCCCTGACATGGTGGCGGGCAGGCAAGAGAGCCCGGAGTTCAGCAATCGTTGCTTTCAGTGTGCCCACACCGTTCCACGCCGTTCCCTACCTCGTCATGCTCCGCGCTTTGGGTAGGGGGGCTCACACTGTGGGCATCGTGCACAATGTCCTGCCCCACGAACCTCGAGTCTTTGATCGCTGGTTGATGCGTGGCCTCTTCGCAGCTTTCTCCCGCATCATCGTCCACAGTGACACCCAGGCTTCCTTGGCGGCAGAACTCTCCCAATCAAACACCGCTGTTGAGGTGTTGCGCTTACCTTCGCCGTGGAAACCCTCCACGTCAACACCTTCGAGAGATGCCCGATCCGGCAGTACCCGCTTGCTTTTCTTTGGCACAGTGCGCCACTACAAGGGTTTAGATCTCCTTCTTCAGGCGATGGCTACTGTTCCTTCCGTCACATTGACGGTCGCCGGAGATTTTTGGGAAGACAAAGACACGTATCGACAGCTCATCGACAACCTTGGTCTTTCAGAGCGGGTCACACTGATGCCGGGTTACCTTCCGGAAGAGAAGTTCGAAGCAATATTTGGGGCCGCCGATGTCCTCGTTCTGCCCTACCGAACCGGCACAGGTTCCATTGTGAGCGAACTGGGTTTCCGCTTTGGCCTTCCCGTCATTGCCACCAAGGTGGGGGCAATTGCCGACGGAATAGACCACGGCACGACGGGTCTTGTGGTCGAGCCTGACAGCGTTGAGCAACTATCCGCAGCACTCACGAGGGCCTCGTCTCGCACCACGGTGACTGGCTGGCAACACAACGTCTTTACTCGCGGTGATGTCAACAACGAGCTTTGGCAGCACTACTGCGACACCCTTCTCAATACCCAATAG
- a CDS encoding class I SAM-dependent RNA methyltransferase, whose translation MALDTGDIVELEVTKVVHGGDGLARHEGFVIFVHGGLPSERVLARVYSVKKSHAFADLIEVLSPSINRVSHIWSEADVSRPPEARAGGADYGHIDLGYQRVLKTDILREALARHGGVSEEFAEGVRVEPADGTPDALRWRTRVSLHVDESGLAGPYAERTHQVIAVDSLPLAASSLEALGVHHGDWSGHKQIRLVQSSTGQPRVIIDTQKPQPMTEKVGDDVFHLSDHSFWQVHHSAAEALDALVSDALAQGRSGQDGFTPVDPTAQHLDLYSGVGLFAKAIGRAYGPDSRIIAVESDSGATDFTTKNLRHYPHSEVANSDVKRFLQGFAPEGAVGTVVLDPPRTGAKADVVGHIIALQPQQVIYVACDPVALGRDVKLFRDAGYELVSVKGVDLFPHTHHMEAVAVLRPGVPR comes from the coding sequence ATGGCATTAGATACCGGCGACATTGTTGAACTCGAGGTTACCAAGGTCGTTCACGGTGGCGATGGTCTCGCCCGGCACGAAGGCTTCGTCATTTTCGTGCACGGTGGACTGCCCAGCGAGCGGGTCCTCGCACGGGTCTATTCGGTGAAAAAATCCCACGCCTTCGCTGACCTTATTGAGGTGTTGAGCCCCAGCATCAACCGTGTCTCACACATTTGGTCAGAAGCCGATGTCTCCAGGCCCCCAGAGGCAAGAGCCGGTGGTGCTGACTACGGTCACATCGACCTGGGCTATCAGCGAGTGCTGAAGACCGACATTTTGCGCGAAGCCCTCGCCCGACACGGCGGTGTATCGGAAGAGTTTGCCGAAGGGGTGCGAGTGGAGCCGGCTGACGGCACCCCAGATGCCCTTCGGTGGCGCACCCGGGTGAGCCTGCACGTGGATGAGAGTGGCCTTGCCGGCCCCTACGCGGAGCGCACCCACCAGGTAATTGCCGTGGACTCACTGCCGTTAGCCGCTTCGTCGCTGGAAGCGCTCGGTGTGCACCACGGTGATTGGTCTGGGCACAAACAGATTCGGTTAGTTCAGTCCTCCACCGGTCAACCACGCGTGATCATCGACACTCAAAAACCACAACCCATGACCGAGAAGGTCGGTGATGACGTCTTTCACCTGAGCGACCACAGTTTCTGGCAGGTCCATCACAGCGCTGCAGAAGCCCTCGATGCGCTTGTGAGTGACGCGCTAGCCCAGGGGCGCAGTGGACAGGACGGGTTCACTCCGGTTGACCCCACTGCTCAACACCTTGACCTCTACAGCGGCGTGGGGCTTTTCGCCAAAGCAATCGGTCGCGCCTATGGGCCAGATTCACGCATTATCGCTGTTGAATCGGACTCTGGAGCGACCGATTTCACCACCAAAAACCTGCGGCACTATCCACACTCTGAGGTGGCCAACAGCGACGTGAAGAGGTTCCTTCAGGGCTTTGCGCCAGAAGGGGCTGTGGGAACAGTGGTTTTGGATCCACCTCGGACGGGAGCAAAAGCAGACGTTGTCGGCCACATCATTGCCCTTCAACCCCAACAGGTCATCTACGTTGCTTGCGATCCGGTGGCTCTTGGCCGAGACGTCAAGCTGTTTCGTGATGCCGGTTATGAGTTAGTGAGCGTAAAGGGTGTGGACCTGTTTCCCCACACCCACCATATGGAAGCCGTTGCCGTGTTGCGGCCCGGAGTGCCCCGCTGA
- a CDS encoding Maf family protein: MQLFLASTSPARLQTLRQVGIVPSVLDHSVDEEALVEAATASGPIPAGEMVQLLARAKALDAASTAGVTGLILGGDSLFEVDGEIFGKPHTPERAKQRWYRQRGKTGVLHSGHSLLHSQYGEIVAEVGFATHTSVTFVDDVSDDEIDAYIATGEPLKVAGAFTIDAKGAGFIESIDGDPYTVVGLSVAALRRLVRQLGFSYTDLWSA, encoded by the coding sequence GTGCAACTGTTTCTCGCCTCCACGTCCCCTGCGAGGCTCCAGACGTTGCGACAGGTCGGCATCGTGCCATCAGTACTTGATCACTCTGTCGATGAGGAAGCTCTCGTTGAGGCTGCCACGGCGAGCGGTCCCATTCCTGCAGGCGAAATGGTTCAGCTTCTTGCCCGAGCGAAAGCACTCGATGCTGCGAGCACAGCCGGTGTGACCGGCCTAATCTTGGGTGGTGATTCGCTTTTCGAAGTCGATGGCGAGATTTTTGGTAAACCCCACACGCCGGAGCGCGCAAAGCAGCGCTGGTACCGCCAGCGGGGCAAGACCGGCGTCTTACATTCCGGGCACTCTCTGTTGCACAGCCAATACGGCGAAATTGTCGCGGAGGTGGGTTTTGCCACCCACACCAGTGTCACGTTTGTCGATGATGTGAGTGACGACGAAATTGATGCCTACATCGCGACCGGTGAACCATTGAAAGTGGCGGGAGCCTTCACCATTGATGCCAAAGGCGCCGGCTTTATTGAATCCATTGACGGTGACCCCTACACGGTGGTGGGTCTGTCCGTGGCGGCCCTTCGGCGCCTCGTTCGGCAGTTGGGCTTTTCGTACACCGATTTGTGGTCAGCTTAG
- a CDS encoding acetyl/propionyl/methylcrotonyl-CoA carboxylase subunit alpha, translating to MARIQKVLIANRGEIAVRIIRAAKDAGIGTVAIYADQDRNARHVRLAHEAYALNGKTSADTYLVVEKILSIAKRSGANAIHPGYGFLAENADFARAVIDAGLIWIGPSPEAIDQLGDKVTARHIAEKVGAPLAPGTLNPVNGVDEVKEFVAQHGMPVAIKAAFGGGGRGLKVVHNEADIEEAFDSATREAIAAFGRGECFVEKYLEKPRHVETQCLADKNGNVVVISTRDCSLQRRHQKLVEEAPAPFLTPEQEKLLYDSSKAILKEARYEGAGTCEFLIGKDGTVSFLEVNTRLQVEHPVSEEVTGIDLVREQFRIAEGETIDYDDPTPHGHSIEFRINGEDPGMNFMPMPGPVHTLRFPGGPGVRVDSGVTTGDVITGAFDSLLAKLIVTGHSRADAIERARRALLEFEVAGLPTVLPFHRAVIDDPAFIADQAKDFTIHTRWIETEFDAEIEPWSGSVEAEAEADDPYRTVVVEVEGRRLRVGVPSIIFQSGEKALHKAPKRQNNSAAQTAQSGDTVTSPMQATVVKVAVTPGDTVVAGDLVCVLEAMKMEQPLQAHRDGVIEAVDCVIGDTVSAGHVLIRYQPA from the coding sequence ATGGCGCGAATTCAAAAAGTCCTCATCGCTAACCGCGGAGAAATTGCTGTTCGTATTATCCGGGCTGCAAAGGACGCCGGTATTGGCACTGTCGCCATCTACGCCGATCAGGACCGTAATGCCCGGCATGTCCGCCTCGCCCACGAGGCTTACGCACTCAACGGTAAAACCAGCGCCGACACCTACCTGGTAGTGGAAAAAATTCTTTCCATCGCGAAACGCTCCGGCGCGAACGCCATCCACCCGGGTTATGGGTTCTTGGCAGAAAATGCCGACTTTGCCCGCGCCGTCATCGACGCCGGCCTGATTTGGATTGGTCCTTCACCAGAAGCTATCGACCAATTGGGTGACAAAGTCACCGCCCGCCACATTGCCGAAAAGGTGGGAGCGCCCCTCGCGCCAGGAACACTCAACCCCGTCAACGGCGTTGATGAGGTCAAAGAATTTGTCGCCCAGCACGGAATGCCTGTCGCCATTAAGGCAGCTTTTGGTGGCGGTGGCCGTGGTTTGAAAGTCGTCCACAACGAAGCCGACATTGAAGAGGCGTTTGATTCGGCGACCCGTGAAGCGATCGCCGCGTTTGGTCGCGGTGAATGTTTTGTGGAGAAGTACTTAGAAAAACCCCGCCACGTGGAAACCCAATGTCTGGCCGACAAGAACGGCAACGTGGTCGTCATCTCCACCAGGGATTGTTCACTGCAGCGTCGACACCAAAAATTGGTGGAAGAAGCACCCGCACCCTTTTTGACCCCCGAGCAAGAAAAACTGCTCTACGACTCCTCAAAAGCGATTTTGAAAGAAGCCCGTTACGAAGGGGCAGGCACCTGCGAATTCTTGATCGGAAAAGACGGCACCGTGTCCTTCTTGGAAGTGAACACCAGACTCCAAGTCGAACACCCCGTTAGCGAAGAAGTCACCGGAATCGACCTCGTGCGCGAACAGTTCCGCATCGCCGAGGGCGAAACGATCGACTATGACGACCCGACACCACACGGGCACTCCATCGAATTTCGCATTAATGGCGAAGACCCCGGAATGAACTTCATGCCCATGCCAGGCCCAGTCCACACCCTCCGCTTCCCCGGCGGTCCCGGTGTCCGAGTGGACTCAGGAGTCACCACCGGTGATGTCATCACCGGTGCGTTTGATTCACTGCTCGCCAAACTCATCGTCACCGGACACAGCCGGGCGGACGCCATCGAGCGCGCACGTCGCGCTCTATTGGAGTTTGAAGTCGCGGGGCTTCCCACCGTGTTGCCCTTCCACCGTGCGGTCATTGACGACCCCGCCTTTATTGCCGACCAGGCGAAAGATTTCACCATCCACACACGGTGGATTGAAACGGAATTTGACGCTGAAATTGAACCGTGGAGTGGTTCGGTGGAGGCCGAAGCCGAAGCAGATGACCCCTACCGCACGGTCGTCGTAGAGGTGGAAGGGCGCCGACTTCGAGTGGGAGTGCCGTCCATCATTTTTCAAAGTGGTGAAAAGGCCCTTCATAAGGCCCCGAAGCGGCAAAACAACTCAGCAGCACAGACTGCTCAATCAGGCGACACCGTCACCTCACCCATGCAGGCGACGGTCGTGAAAGTGGCCGTCACGCCCGGTGACACGGTGGTGGCCGGTGACCTCGTGTGTGTGTTGGAAGCGATGAAGATGGAACAACCTCTACAAGCTCATCGCGACGGTGTTATCGAAGCAGTGGATTGTGTCATCGGTGACACTGTCAGCGCCGGCCACGTCCTCATTCGCTACCAACCCGCGTAA
- a CDS encoding NAD-dependent epimerase/dehydratase family protein — protein MTHVLVTGAAGFIGARLVQVLADRGYSVTGVDCFLPDLYSAEMKKTRFESLEGLQGVTLVEADLRTDDLSDLGSPNVVVNEAAMPGLTKSWEDLQLYMDNNVMALDRVIRQTSSDQLTQFIQISTSSVYGRIAEGAEDSTTNPFSPYGVSKLAAEKLGFAHRDNFGLPFSVLRYFSVYGPGHRPDMAYHRFLAAARDNTPITIYGDGSQRRTNTYVDDCVEGTINAIERAAPGEIYNLSGTESYSLNEALDMIRDITGVALAVRYEPVRAGDQKETKGAIAKAQSELGYQPQWSLQDGLAAEWDWIRTL, from the coding sequence ATGACACACGTGTTGGTGACCGGCGCCGCGGGCTTTATTGGTGCGCGTCTGGTTCAGGTCCTCGCAGACCGCGGCTACAGCGTCACTGGGGTCGACTGCTTTTTGCCCGACCTGTATTCAGCGGAAATGAAAAAGACGCGGTTTGAGTCCCTTGAGGGACTCCAGGGTGTGACTTTGGTCGAAGCTGACCTGCGTACCGACGACCTGAGCGACCTCGGCTCTCCCAACGTTGTGGTGAACGAAGCGGCAATGCCAGGGCTCACCAAGTCGTGGGAAGACCTGCAGCTGTATATGGACAACAACGTGATGGCCTTAGACCGCGTCATTCGCCAGACCTCCAGTGACCAACTGACCCAGTTCATCCAAATCTCCACCTCGTCGGTCTATGGCCGAATCGCTGAGGGCGCGGAAGACTCCACCACTAACCCCTTCTCCCCTTACGGCGTGTCAAAACTGGCTGCTGAGAAACTCGGTTTCGCCCATCGCGACAACTTTGGTTTGCCCTTTAGCGTGTTGCGCTATTTCTCCGTTTATGGCCCAGGACACCGACCCGACATGGCCTACCATCGCTTCCTCGCAGCAGCCAGAGACAACACCCCCATCACCATTTATGGCGATGGTTCGCAGCGTCGCACCAACACTTATGTCGACGACTGCGTCGAGGGCACTATTAACGCGATTGAGCGCGCAGCACCAGGAGAGATTTACAACCTGAGCGGCACAGAGTCTTACAGCCTGAACGAAGCACTCGACATGATTCGAGACATCACCGGGGTTGCGCTTGCTGTGCGCTACGAGCCTGTCCGAGCGGGTGACCAGAAGGAAACCAAAGGCGCGATTGCTAAGGCTCAATCAGAGCTTGGCTACCAACCCCAATGGTCGCTACAAGATGGCCTTGCCGCAGAGTGGGACTGGATTCGTACGCTCTAG
- a CDS encoding purine-nucleoside phosphorylase — protein sequence MTTSIHPLDDPNSDPFEVARAAAAQIAEKTGVKSHRIALTLGSGWAKAADVMGETVAEIPASEVVGFSAPAVEGHVGTLRSVALPDGSHALIIGARTHFYEGHGVRRVVHSVRTAAAAGAKVMVLTNGAGGIKSHWSPGTPVLISDHLNLTAASPLEGATFIDLTDLYSTRLRDLARSVKPDLDEGVYVQFRGPHYETPAEVQMAKTMGGHIVGMSTALEAIAAREAGMEILGFSLITNLAAGISDSPLSHDEVIQAGKDAESVIGDMLAKVVVAL from the coding sequence ATGACAACTTCGATTCACCCCCTCGATGACCCCAACAGCGATCCCTTTGAGGTGGCTCGAGCGGCCGCAGCCCAAATCGCCGAAAAGACGGGCGTCAAGTCTCACCGCATCGCTCTCACACTTGGCTCCGGGTGGGCAAAAGCCGCCGACGTGATGGGTGAAACGGTTGCCGAAATTCCTGCCAGCGAAGTGGTAGGTTTTTCTGCTCCCGCCGTGGAGGGCCACGTGGGAACTCTTAGAAGTGTGGCACTACCCGATGGTTCCCACGCCCTCATCATCGGAGCCAGGACACACTTTTATGAAGGTCACGGCGTGAGAAGGGTCGTGCACTCCGTGCGGACTGCGGCAGCTGCTGGGGCAAAAGTCATGGTCCTCACCAACGGCGCCGGGGGCATCAAAAGCCACTGGAGCCCTGGAACCCCGGTGCTCATTAGTGACCACTTGAACCTCACCGCAGCATCACCGCTTGAGGGGGCAACATTTATTGACCTCACCGACCTGTATTCGACCCGTCTTCGCGATCTGGCCAGAAGCGTCAAACCAGACCTCGATGAGGGTGTGTATGTGCAGTTTCGGGGTCCGCACTACGAGACTCCTGCCGAAGTGCAGATGGCGAAAACCATGGGTGGCCACATTGTGGGGATGTCTACAGCCTTAGAAGCAATTGCCGCGAGGGAAGCGGGAATGGAAATTCTCGGGTTCTCACTCATTACTAACCTGGCCGCAGGGATCAGCGATTCACCGCTGAGCCACGACGAGGTCATTCAGGCCGGTAAAGATGCCGAATCGGTCATTGGTGACATGTTGGCCAAAGTGGTGGTGGCACTATGA
- a CDS encoding phospho-sugar mutase, translated as MSTETTELIDQARSWIAQDPDITTQAELSALVEAAEAHDESALSELRSRFSGHLTFGTAGLRAEIGAGPARMNRVVVSHAAHGLGQFLTEKHSPRPPSVVIGFDARHNSDVFAKDTAEILKAMGLRVVLFDQVTPTPVLAFAVRHLDVDAGVMVTASHNPPADNGYKVYLGGADEGSQIVPPADSEIHRAIMASHETVSASTLPRSHDYDTAGQDVIEAYQSATLALSQTFTDEGRASLKICYTPMHGVGGDVFLSLMTNAGFSALHPVGEQFTPDPDFPTVSFPNPEEPGALDLAFAKASAVGADLIIAHDPDADRLAVALPLPDSAGWQMLSGNELGATLASAKAKDAVAQGKDGVIGFSMVSSPIAATIAKQHSLTPQDTPTGFKWISRIPGLIFGYEEALGYLVNPETVRDKDGISAGLYLACLAANLHWEGRTLWDALEDVRSEYGGFASDQISLRFDTMAVASLVMDEVRNAPDQVFSSLAIESVDDLLTAKRTGAQANLIVFQLSGGSRIIVRPSGTEPKLKVYLDTLRPDQETADRELEELRVSVSTAVEQLLQRSTRS; from the coding sequence ATGAGCACCGAAACCACCGAGCTCATCGACCAGGCACGCTCGTGGATTGCTCAAGACCCCGACATCACCACACAAGCCGAGCTGAGTGCCCTCGTGGAGGCTGCAGAAGCTCATGATGAGTCAGCATTGAGCGAGCTTCGCTCGCGCTTTAGTGGGCACCTCACGTTTGGCACAGCGGGTCTCCGCGCGGAAATTGGTGCAGGGCCTGCCCGCATGAACAGGGTTGTGGTGTCTCACGCCGCCCACGGCTTAGGTCAGTTCCTGACAGAAAAACACTCTCCGAGGCCACCGTCTGTCGTCATCGGTTTCGACGCCCGGCACAACTCTGACGTGTTTGCGAAAGATACCGCCGAGATCCTGAAGGCAATGGGTCTGCGAGTGGTCCTTTTTGACCAGGTAACCCCCACCCCGGTCCTTGCCTTTGCCGTGCGGCATTTGGATGTTGATGCCGGGGTAATGGTCACGGCGAGCCACAACCCACCCGCCGACAACGGCTACAAAGTGTATCTGGGCGGAGCGGACGAAGGTTCGCAGATTGTCCCCCCCGCGGATTCCGAGATTCACCGTGCCATCATGGCCTCGCACGAGACCGTATCCGCCTCGACACTGCCGCGCTCCCACGACTATGACACTGCGGGCCAAGACGTCATTGAGGCGTACCAGAGCGCCACACTGGCTCTCAGCCAGACCTTCACCGATGAGGGTCGCGCCTCGCTAAAGATTTGTTACACCCCCATGCACGGTGTGGGCGGCGACGTTTTTCTGTCCCTGATGACCAATGCAGGTTTTTCCGCCCTGCACCCCGTGGGCGAACAGTTCACACCAGACCCTGATTTTCCGACGGTGTCTTTTCCGAACCCCGAAGAACCCGGCGCACTCGATTTAGCCTTTGCGAAAGCCTCCGCTGTCGGTGCCGACCTGATCATTGCCCACGACCCCGATGCCGATCGGCTTGCGGTTGCCCTTCCACTGCCTGATAGTGCTGGTTGGCAAATGCTCTCGGGCAACGAATTGGGGGCAACCCTTGCCTCGGCAAAGGCGAAGGATGCTGTGGCTCAAGGCAAGGACGGGGTGATCGGATTTAGCATGGTGAGCTCACCAATCGCTGCCACGATTGCGAAGCAACATTCACTCACCCCCCAAGACACCCCCACAGGTTTCAAGTGGATTTCGCGCATCCCGGGGCTCATATTTGGTTATGAAGAGGCACTGGGATATTTGGTCAACCCAGAGACGGTGCGCGACAAAGACGGTATTTCTGCCGGGCTATACCTTGCCTGCCTCGCCGCCAACCTCCACTGGGAAGGACGCACTCTATGGGATGCACTGGAGGACGTAAGGAGCGAATATGGTGGCTTCGCCTCCGACCAGATTTCTCTCCGCTTTGACACGATGGCCGTTGCCAGCTTGGTGATGGATGAGGTGAGAAACGCTCCAGATCAGGTTTTTTCCTCGCTAGCCATTGAGTCCGTCGACGATTTATTGACGGCGAAGAGAACTGGCGCCCAAGCTAACCTCATCGTTTTCCAGCTCTCCGGCGGGAGTCGGATTATTGTTCGGCCCAGTGGAACGGAACCGAAACTCAAGGTATATCTCGACACTCTTCGCCCAGACCAAGAAACCGCAGATCGGGAGCTGGAAGAACTCCGCGTGAGCGTGAGTACTGCTGTTGAGCAATTGCTTCAGCGCTCTACGAGGTCATGA
- a CDS encoding adenosine deaminase, protein MTHTLPGTDIAIESLPKISLHDHLDGGLRPQTIIDLAGEEGIELPETDADALGKWFADQSNSGSLVEYLKTFDVTTSVMQTAAGLTRIAREFVEDLHADGVICGEIRWAPEQHLNKGLSLDDAVRAVQAGIDEAVSAIEAAGDKIWIGQLISAMRQADNGLEIAQLALRHRDSGVAGFDIAGPEAGFPPSRLQDAFDLLASEFFPVTVHAGEADGVDSIKSALIDGRALRLGHGVRIVEDMNVHEDGDAITVELGTVATWVLDRGIALETSPSSNIQTGAIGPKRVLAEHPFDLLYRLGFSVTVNTDNRLMSDTTLSKELALLVDTFGYDADDLLAIQINAAHAAFVSRADKDDIIDTLIAGFEKI, encoded by the coding sequence ATGACCCACACCCTGCCCGGAACAGACATCGCTATCGAGTCGCTGCCAAAGATTTCCCTCCACGATCACCTCGATGGGGGGCTTCGCCCCCAAACAATCATCGACCTGGCCGGCGAAGAGGGAATTGAGCTTCCAGAAACCGATGCTGACGCGCTGGGGAAGTGGTTTGCCGACCAGTCCAATTCTGGGTCATTGGTCGAATATTTGAAAACGTTCGATGTGACGACCAGTGTGATGCAGACCGCTGCTGGTCTCACCCGCATCGCCCGCGAATTCGTGGAAGACCTCCACGCGGACGGCGTGATTTGTGGCGAAATTCGTTGGGCGCCAGAACAACACCTGAACAAGGGCCTGAGCCTCGACGACGCTGTGAGAGCCGTTCAGGCAGGAATCGACGAAGCGGTCTCCGCAATCGAAGCTGCCGGGGACAAAATCTGGATCGGTCAGTTGATTTCTGCCATGCGCCAGGCCGACAATGGCCTCGAGATTGCTCAGCTGGCGCTTCGACACCGAGACAGTGGGGTCGCCGGCTTCGATATTGCCGGACCAGAAGCTGGCTTCCCGCCCTCCAGGCTTCAGGATGCGTTTGACCTGCTCGCCTCAGAGTTTTTCCCCGTCACCGTCCACGCCGGTGAAGCTGACGGAGTGGACAGCATCAAAAGTGCCCTGATCGATGGTCGGGCGCTGCGACTTGGCCACGGTGTGCGCATCGTCGAAGACATGAATGTCCACGAAGACGGGGATGCCATCACCGTTGAATTGGGCACGGTTGCGACCTGGGTTCTTGACCGAGGAATTGCGCTGGAGACCAGCCCCTCATCGAATATTCAAACTGGCGCGATTGGTCCAAAGCGCGTACTCGCCGAACACCCCTTCGACCTGCTCTATCGGCTCGGATTTTCCGTCACCGTCAACACCGACAATCGGCTGATGAGTGACACCACACTCTCTAAAGAGTTGGCACTCCTTGTCGATACCTTCGGTTACGACGCCGATGATCTCCTGGCGATCCAGATCAACGCCGCCCACGCGGCGTTTGTGTCCAGAGCTGATAAAGACGACATAATCGACACTCTGATCGCAGGTTTCGAAAAGATTTAG
- a CDS encoding cytidine deaminase, with protein sequence MTNVDWAALRDIATGAMRLAYVPYSNFPVGAAAIVDDGRIVSGCNVENASYGVTLCAECSLVSQLAMTGGGKLVAFTCVDGHGEVLMPCGRCRQLLYEHSAEDMVLETVSGIRTIDEVLPDAFGPRQLRNYQQ encoded by the coding sequence ATGACCAACGTGGACTGGGCGGCACTTCGAGACATTGCCACCGGCGCAATGCGCCTGGCCTACGTGCCCTATTCAAACTTCCCCGTGGGGGCTGCCGCCATTGTGGATGATGGCCGTATTGTCTCCGGGTGCAACGTCGAAAACGCGTCCTACGGTGTGACACTGTGCGCCGAATGCTCCTTGGTCTCCCAGTTGGCAATGACCGGTGGTGGCAAACTCGTCGCCTTTACCTGCGTGGACGGACACGGTGAAGTATTGATGCCCTGCGGGCGTTGTCGTCAACTGCTTTACGAGCACTCAGCCGAAGACATGGTGTTAGAAACCGTCTCGGGTATTCGCACAATCGATGAGGTGTTGCCAGATGCCTTTGGACCACGACAGTTAAGGAATTATCAGCAATGA